From a region of the Streptomyces venezuelae genome:
- a CDS encoding AEC family transporter, with protein sequence MGAAAALEKLVPVLLAFGGGVLLARRKTVPAEASKVFSDYAFLFAVPCYLFGNIYASDLGALFNWRAIGGYAGAAALAVAAVAVAAVAHGLREPRDVALRVMAGVQVNTAYFAVPVFITVFGTAAPIFPILLFQVCVLSLVVIALMELGRAGPAAGGPGRRLSRAVGASLATPLVLACNAGILLNLLSVRVPAVVLDGAAFVGDSASPVALFALGLHLGGLGLDLRGTTREELALIGFKCLAFPLLTWAVCGMLFGVRGEWLAYLVLIAAMPTPQNLFIFAQRYDVGVDLSASVVIKSSLVSLLLLPLWLQTVVL encoded by the coding sequence ATGGGTGCCGCGGCGGCGTTGGAGAAACTGGTGCCGGTGCTGCTGGCGTTCGGCGGCGGGGTGCTGCTCGCCCGCCGGAAGACCGTTCCGGCCGAGGCCTCGAAGGTCTTCTCCGACTACGCCTTCCTCTTCGCCGTCCCGTGCTACCTCTTCGGCAACATCTACGCCAGTGACCTCGGGGCCCTGTTCAACTGGCGGGCCATCGGCGGCTACGCCGGGGCCGCGGCCCTCGCCGTGGCGGCGGTGGCCGTGGCGGCGGTCGCCCACGGCCTGCGCGAGCCGCGTGACGTGGCGCTGCGCGTGATGGCGGGAGTCCAGGTGAACACCGCCTACTTCGCCGTCCCCGTCTTCATCACCGTGTTCGGGACGGCGGCGCCGATCTTCCCGATCCTGCTCTTCCAGGTCTGCGTGCTGTCCCTGGTCGTGATCGCCCTCATGGAACTGGGCCGCGCGGGGCCGGCGGCCGGCGGTCCGGGCCGACGCCTCTCCCGCGCCGTCGGTGCCTCGCTCGCGACCCCGCTGGTCCTCGCCTGCAACGCGGGGATCCTGCTCAACCTGCTCTCGGTACGGGTCCCGGCCGTCGTCCTGGACGGCGCCGCGTTCGTCGGGGACAGCGCCTCCCCGGTGGCCCTGTTCGCCCTCGGCCTCCATCTGGGCGGCCTCGGTCTCGACCTGCGGGGCACCACGCGCGAGGAACTCGCCCTCATAGGCTTCAAGTGCCTGGCGTTCCCGCTGCTCACCTGGGCGGTGTGCGGGATGCTCTTCGGTGTCCGGGGCGAGTGGCTCGCGTACCTCGTCCTGATCGCGGCGATGCCGACCCCGCAGAACCTGTTCATCTTCGCCCAGCGCTACGACGTGGGCGTCGACCTCTCCGCGTCCGTGGTGATCAAGAGTTCACTCGTGTCGCTCCTGCTGCTGCCCCTGTGGCTGCAGACTGTGGTCCTATGA